In one Niallia taxi genomic region, the following are encoded:
- a CDS encoding helix-turn-helix transcriptional regulator produces MTREEIIFNVSEKMRLIRTEAGYTQDKMAEVIGLSKKTLVQIEKGRLYAGWSTVVAVCALFRETETVRFLFGNEPLEVLETVARDGMDYRKEKTLGGKVWWREADRKNGFILQQNIISQHFRIIDEDHFRIFSSFDEKESMERFQELSTAQ; encoded by the coding sequence TTGACAAGAGAAGAGATTATTTTTAATGTATCGGAAAAAATGCGCTTAATACGGACTGAGGCAGGCTACACTCAGGACAAGATGGCTGAGGTTATTGGTCTTTCAAAAAAAACTCTCGTTCAAATTGAAAAAGGCAGATTGTATGCAGGCTGGTCAACTGTTGTGGCAGTTTGCGCTTTATTCAGAGAAACAGAAACAGTGCGTTTCTTGTTTGGAAATGAGCCGTTAGAAGTGTTAGAAACAGTAGCACGTGACGGCATGGATTACAGAAAGGAAAAAACACTTGGCGGTAAAGTATGGTGGCGTGAAGCGGATAGGAAAAACGGGTTTATTCTTCAGCAGAACATCATCAGCCAGCATTTCAGAATTATTGATGAAGATCATTTCCGCATCTTTTCAAGCTTTGATGAAAAAGAGTCGATGGAGCGATTCCAGGAGTTGTCAACAGCACAGTAA
- a CDS encoding ABC transporter ATP-binding protein, with protein MFSILFKLKWFFKEHWKRYTIAITLLILVGVIDILPPQILGMFIDEINVGSLTSVKTMQYIAAVAIITISSYAITYFWMYKLFGGAFVLERKLRSNFMGHLLKMTPTFFQKNRTGDLMARATNDLKAISITAGFGILTLIDSTAFMITILITMCLLVSWKLTLAAILPLPIMAIIMKIYGDRIHKRFTEAQDAFGDLNDSVLQSIGGVRVIRAYVLEKDDEKEFHQMTEDVYNKNIQVAKIDSLFEPTIRILVGLSYIIGLGYGSYLVFQQQITIGQLVSFNVYLGMIVWPMFAIGELMNVMQRGNASLDRVQETLDYKPDVLNPSASNELAVPDAILFDSVQFQYPSSAVTNLNDINLRINRGETIGVVGKTGSGKTTLVKQLLREYPKGQGELSINGTSIDEINLQKLRSWIGYVPQDHVLFSKTVKDNILFGNLESATEEQLEEAIRLASFNQDIEMLPEGLETLVGEKGVALSGGQKQRISIARALIRNPEILILDDSLSAVDAKTEQNIIQNIKKERSGKTTIITTHRMTAVQHADQIIVLEDGKIIEHGSHEQLLQKNGWYKEQFEIQQTKTAQSTGIEVQA; from the coding sequence ATGTTTTCAATTTTATTTAAATTAAAATGGTTTTTTAAAGAACACTGGAAAAGGTATACGATAGCCATCACCTTACTTATCCTTGTGGGGGTTATTGATATTTTGCCGCCGCAAATTCTAGGAATGTTTATTGACGAAATAAATGTAGGTTCGCTGACAAGCGTAAAGACAATGCAATATATTGCTGCGGTAGCAATAATCACAATTAGCTCATACGCAATAACCTATTTTTGGATGTATAAGCTGTTTGGTGGCGCTTTTGTGTTGGAGCGAAAGCTGCGGAGCAATTTTATGGGACATTTGCTTAAAATGACACCGACATTTTTTCAAAAGAACCGTACTGGTGATTTAATGGCAAGGGCGACAAATGACTTGAAGGCAATCAGTATTACAGCAGGATTCGGAATATTAACATTGATTGATTCTACAGCGTTTATGATTACCATTCTTATTACGATGTGTCTTTTAGTAAGCTGGAAGCTGACACTTGCAGCGATATTGCCGCTACCAATTATGGCTATCATCATGAAAATATACGGTGATCGAATTCATAAACGATTTACAGAGGCTCAGGATGCTTTTGGAGACTTAAATGATAGTGTTCTTCAGTCAATCGGTGGTGTCCGTGTTATTCGGGCATATGTATTGGAGAAGGATGATGAAAAAGAATTTCATCAGATGACAGAGGATGTTTATAACAAAAACATTCAGGTTGCGAAGATTGATTCTTTATTTGAACCGACGATTCGTATTCTTGTCGGGTTAAGCTATATTATTGGCTTGGGTTACGGGTCCTATCTTGTTTTTCAGCAGCAAATAACCATTGGCCAGCTTGTTAGCTTTAACGTCTACCTTGGAATGATAGTATGGCCGATGTTTGCTATTGGTGAATTAATGAATGTCATGCAAAGAGGAAACGCTTCATTAGACAGGGTGCAGGAAACATTAGATTATAAGCCAGATGTCTTAAATCCTAGCGCAAGTAATGAATTAGCTGTTCCTGACGCTATTTTATTTGATTCCGTACAATTCCAATATCCGTCTTCTGCCGTAACTAATCTTAATGATATTAATTTGCGGATTAACAGAGGCGAAACAATTGGGGTTGTCGGGAAGACCGGTAGCGGTAAAACGACACTAGTAAAGCAGCTGCTGAGAGAGTACCCAAAAGGACAAGGAGAACTCTCCATCAATGGCACGAGCATTGACGAAATAAATTTGCAAAAGCTCCGTAGCTGGATTGGCTATGTGCCGCAAGATCATGTTCTATTCTCAAAAACAGTGAAAGATAATATTCTATTTGGAAATTTGGAGAGTGCAACAGAGGAGCAGCTAGAGGAAGCAATTCGCTTAGCCTCATTTAACCAGGATATTGAGATGCTTCCAGAAGGGTTGGAAACGCTAGTAGGAGAAAAGGGTGTTGCTTTATCTGGCGGGCAAAAACAAAGAATTTCTATCGCGAGAGCTTTAATAAGAAATCCTGAAATTCTAATTTTGGACGATTCCTTATCTGCAGTTGATGCCAAAACAGAACAGAATATTATCCAAAATATAAAAAAAGAACGTTCAGGTAAAACGACAATTATTACAACACATAGAATGACAGCGGTTCAGCATGCAGACCAAATTATCGTCCTAGAGGATGGGAAAATTATAGAGCATGGGTCACATGAACAGCTGCTGCAGAAAAACGGATGGTATAAAGAGCAGTTTGAAATTCAGCAAACGAAAACGGCACAGTCTACAGGGATTGAGGTGCAAGCATGA